The genomic segment CTTCGGACCGCTCGTCCTCACCGAGTCCGACGTCGCGCTCGGAGCCTCCGTCGAGGCGCTGAACCGCAAGCAGGCGAAGCCCGACGTCCACGGCTCGCTCACGGTCGTCAAGAAGGACAGGAAGACGGGCAGGCCACTGGCCGGCGCGGTCTTCCAGCTCTGGCGCGAGAGCAACGGCACGCCCGGCCTCCAGACGTCGGGCGCGCGCCGGGACACCCTCGCCGACCGGGGCTGCGCCACGGACGGCCGCGGGCGGTGCGCGTTCCAGGGCCTCACACCCGGCTCGTACTACCTCAGGGAGACCGCCGTCCCCGACGGTTACGTCATGCCCGCGAAGAGGGTCAGCGGACCGCACAAGGTGACCGGCCACAAGCCCGCCAAGGACGTCACGGTGACGCTCACCAACCAGCGGGGCGGAGGCAAGAAGGGGAAGTGACCCGCGTTCCGGGCGCGGGTGGCGTCAGCCGCCCGTGCCCGGCTTCGATCCCCAGAGGTAGACGCGGTCGCCCATCTGCAGCAGGTCGTAGAGGCGCCGGGCGTCGTCCACGGCGAGGTTGACGCACCCGCCCGAGCCGGACCTGAAGAGGTCGGAGCGGGTGCCGTGCAGAGCCTGTCCGCCGTTGAAGAACTGGGCGTACGGCATGGGGACGCGGTAGATCGTCGAGTAGTGGTCGCGATGCCTCAGGTAGATCCGCTGCCAGCCGCGGCGGGTCTCCAGACCGTCGCGGCCGCTGCGCACCGGTACCGGATCGAAGACCAGCCTGCGGCCGCTCTGCGCCCACAGGATCTGCCGGGTCAGGTCCACGCAGGTGATCCGGTACGGCTTGACGGGGCAGGCCCGCCGTTCCGCCGGGTCGCGCCGGATCTTGTCCGCGACGAGGAAGCGGTACGTGCGCAGTGTGGCCCTGCCGTCGGCAGGGCGGACGCCGAGCCGCTGCTGGAGCCGCCGGATGGCCTCGC from the Streptomyces venezuelae genome contains:
- a CDS encoding L,D-transpeptidase, with protein sequence MRWLLPAIAALSLAVPASYAAPPGPVQGPACRTGTAPYQRELERELRRPVDGRQSAADCEAIRRLQQRLGVRPADGRATLRTYRFLVADKIRRDPAERRACPVKPYRITCVDLTRQILWAQSGRRLVFDPVPVRSGRDGLETRRGWQRIYLRHRDHYSTIYRVPMPYAQFFNGGQALHGTRSDLFRSGSGGCVNLAVDDARRLYDLLQMGDRVYLWGSKPGTGG